One part of the Mariniflexile litorale genome encodes these proteins:
- a CDS encoding Nif3-like dinuclear metal center hexameric protein, which produces MIVQDVINHLEKLAPLAYAEDFDNVGLLVGNKNTKITGILVTLDTLEAVVDEAINEKCNLIVSFHPIIFKGLKKLTGKNYVERVVMKAIKHDIAIFSMHTALDNAIQGVNDMICNTLGLTKKRILIPQSGTIKKLTTFVPTDEAEQLRTALFNSGAGSIGNYSNCSFNVEGYGTFNGNENATPSKGNKGVLHTEAETKITITFPKHLETEILQTLFKTHSYEEVAYEITTLENKNQHIGIGMVGELDDSLSELDFLNFLKDKMNTKCIRHSVLLNKKIKKIAVLGGSGSFGIEAAKAAGADVFITADLKYHDFFTAENNILLADIGHYESEQFTKNLLVAYLIKKITNFAIILSKTNTNPVKYF; this is translated from the coding sequence ATGATTGTTCAAGACGTCATTAATCATTTAGAAAAATTAGCGCCTTTAGCTTATGCTGAAGATTTTGATAACGTAGGGCTTTTAGTCGGCAATAAAAACACTAAAATAACAGGTATTCTAGTTACTTTAGATACACTTGAAGCCGTTGTAGATGAAGCCATCAACGAAAAATGCAACCTCATTGTAAGCTTCCACCCCATTATTTTTAAAGGTTTAAAAAAACTAACAGGTAAAAATTATGTAGAGCGCGTGGTAATGAAAGCGATAAAGCACGACATTGCTATTTTCAGCATGCACACTGCGTTAGATAATGCTATTCAAGGTGTAAACGACATGATTTGCAATACCCTAGGATTAACAAAGAAACGCATCCTTATTCCGCAAAGCGGGACTATAAAAAAACTAACCACTTTTGTTCCAACAGATGAAGCCGAACAACTTAGAACGGCTTTATTTAACTCTGGCGCCGGTTCTATTGGTAATTATTCTAATTGTAGTTTTAATGTAGAAGGTTACGGCACTTTTAATGGTAATGAAAACGCCACCCCCTCAAAAGGCAACAAAGGTGTTTTGCATACGGAAGCTGAAACCAAAATTACCATCACCTTCCCAAAACATTTAGAAACAGAAATCCTTCAAACTTTATTTAAAACACATTCTTATGAAGAAGTGGCATATGAGATAACTACTTTAGAGAATAAAAATCAGCATATTGGTATAGGTATGGTTGGCGAATTAGACGATTCTTTGAGCGAATTGGACTTCTTAAATTTTTTAAAAGATAAAATGAACACTAAATGCATTCGACATTCGGTACTTTTAAATAAGAAAATAAAAAAAATAGCCGTGTTAGGTGGTTCGGGAAGTTTTGGTATAGAAGCTGCCAAAGCAGCTGGCGCTGATGTTTTTATAACTGCCGATTTAAAATATCACGATTTTTTTACCGCCGAAAACAACATTCTTTTAGCCGATATAGGACATTATGAAAGCGAACAATTCACAAAAAACCTTTTAGTAGCATATCTTATTAAAAAAATTACTAATTTTGCAATCATTTTATCGAAGACAAATACAAATCCTGTTAAGTATTTTTAA
- a CDS encoding C4-type zinc ribbon domain-containing protein — translation MAKTKELTVEERLRALYDLQLIDSRIDEIRNVRGELPLEVRDLEDEVAGLNIRLEKLVSSLEVIDNDIVSKKNQIEESKSLIKKYSEQQKNVRNNREFNSLTKEVEFQELEMELAEKHIKEFKVQIEQKKVVISETKERLKERENHLKHKKSELDAILAETEKEEQALIGKSQEYQEQIEERLVSAYNRIRKNVKNGLAVVAIERGASGGSFFTIPPQIQVEIAARKKVITDEHSGRILVDAQLAEEQKEKMAKLFTKLS, via the coding sequence ATGGCTAAAACTAAAGAATTAACTGTTGAAGAGCGTTTAAGAGCGTTATACGATTTACAACTTATCGATTCTCGTATAGACGAAATAAGAAATGTTCGTGGAGAACTTCCATTAGAAGTACGCGATTTAGAAGATGAAGTTGCTGGACTAAACATCAGATTAGAAAAATTAGTTTCAAGTTTAGAAGTAATCGATAATGACATCGTTTCTAAAAAGAATCAAATTGAAGAGTCTAAGTCTTTGATTAAAAAGTATAGCGAACAACAAAAAAATGTTAGAAATAACAGAGAATTCAATTCTTTAACTAAGGAAGTTGAATTTCAAGAGTTAGAAATGGAATTAGCTGAAAAGCACATTAAAGAATTTAAAGTACAAATCGAACAGAAAAAAGTTGTTATTTCTGAAACCAAAGAGCGTTTAAAAGAGCGTGAAAATCACTTAAAACACAAAAAAAGTGAATTGGATGCTATTTTAGCCGAAACAGAAAAAGAAGAACAAGCGTTGATTGGAAAATCTCAAGAATACCAAGAACAAATTGAAGAGCGTTTGGTATCAGCTTACAACAGAATTCGTAAAAATGTAAAAAACGGCTTAGCAGTTGTGGCTATTGAAAGAGGTGCTTCTGGAGGATCTTTCTTCACTATTCCTCCTCAAATTCAAGTTGAAATTGCAGCTCGTAAAAAAGTTATTACCGATGAGCATAGTGGTCGAATTTTAGTGGATGCACAATTAGCTGAAGAGCAAAAAGAAAAAATGGCAAAATTATTTACTAAGTTAAGTTAA
- the msrA gene encoding peptide-methionine (S)-S-oxide reductase MsrA, producing the protein MKNIIFTACIVMLFSCQNSAQANKNQQAVINADPVEVPLKNGKAKAYFASGCFWCVEAIYEHVKGVDEVISGYSGGHTKNPTYEASNTGKTGHAEAVEVIYDPSVVSFSTLVDVYFGSQDPTQGNGQGNDRGSQYRSIIFYQNESQKQIILKKKEALSKKLNTKVAAEVYPFQEFWIAEDYHQNYERLHPNNSYIQNVSIPRFNRFKAKFPELVKDKH; encoded by the coding sequence ATGAAAAACATCATTTTTACAGCATGCATTGTTATGTTGTTTAGCTGTCAAAACAGTGCACAAGCAAATAAAAATCAACAAGCGGTGATTAATGCAGACCCAGTAGAGGTTCCTTTAAAGAATGGAAAAGCCAAAGCTTATTTTGCAAGCGGCTGCTTTTGGTGTGTTGAAGCTATTTATGAACATGTTAAAGGTGTAGATGAAGTTATTAGCGGTTATTCTGGCGGTCATACTAAAAACCCCACTTACGAAGCTAGTAATACCGGAAAAACAGGACACGCCGAAGCTGTTGAAGTTATTTACGACCCAAGTGTAGTAAGTTTTTCAACATTAGTGGATGTGTATTTTGGATCGCAGGATCCCACACAAGGAAATGGACAAGGAAACGACAGAGGTTCGCAATACCGTTCTATCATCTTCTATCAAAATGAGTCCCAAAAACAAATCATTTTAAAAAAGAAAGAGGCGCTTAGCAAAAAATTAAACACCAAAGTAGCAGCCGAAGTGTATCCCTTCCAAGAATTTTGGATAGCAGAAGATTATCATCAAAATTACGAACGTCTTCACCCAAATAATAGCTACATTCAAAATGTATCTATTCCCAGATTTAATCGATTTAAAGCTAAATTCCCTGAATTAGTAAAAGATAAACATTAA
- a CDS encoding (4Fe-4S)-binding protein yields the protein MSKIKEYTNGNVTIVWEAEKCIHSAICAKGLPEVFQPRERPWIKIDEAKTEALIKQVKACPSGALSFYMNNETDKSAEVLETKVEVLENGPLLVYGTLHVTHKDGRKEIKNKTTAFCRCGVSNNKPFCDGTHIKEQFVG from the coding sequence ATGAGTAAGATTAAAGAATATACAAATGGTAATGTTACCATAGTTTGGGAAGCAGAAAAATGCATTCATTCTGCTATTTGTGCTAAAGGGTTGCCCGAGGTATTTCAACCCAGGGAACGCCCTTGGATAAAAATTGATGAAGCAAAAACAGAAGCTTTGATAAAGCAAGTAAAAGCATGTCCATCGGGTGCTTTAAGTTTTTATATGAATAATGAAACTGATAAAAGTGCTGAGGTTTTAGAAACCAAAGTTGAAGTATTGGAAAATGGTCCTTTGTTGGTTTATGGAACTCTTCATGTAACTCATAAAGATGGTCGTAAAGAAATCAAAAATAAAACAACGGCCTTTTGCAGGTGTGGGGTTTCAAACAATAAACCTTTTTGTGACGGGACGCACATTAAAGAACAATTTGTTGGATAA
- a CDS encoding ATP-binding protein, translating to MLKRLWERCQEWYVNYSEFSKRSEEEGLPYFRDKLFGSILLLTNILGLVSYVPSAVLSIYTGELFVLYIDTFAVLVLLFLAFYKGMSLGLRKKIFSINIFILSFVLFLYLGFRGNGATLLFMLNIMITLYSGREKGLKAVLINAIFYALLIICIYFELANIPSFGMYQVEVLFVILLNNILFNLLIVFAVSFLIDHLHRALLKGNKLQLELIEKHKNVLKEKERAELSDKLKAAFLANISHEIRTPMYGILGCAEFLKSYNTGEKDYLEYVEIIESNGKLLLQVVSDILEVSKIDAGLISVDTTTFNINEIINEIYISLLPLAKEKGLFFLNNNNFMNEHDTIINSDKDKLTSILKHLLKNAIKYTNKGGHVALKCISHNNDYLEFYIVDTGIGIPEDYFKHIFDPFYQVDIQNKKALHGSGIGLAIAKAYTELLGGELSLESREGVGSTFWFAIKTNLNEN from the coding sequence ATGTTGAAAAGATTATGGGAACGTTGCCAAGAATGGTATGTAAATTACAGTGAGTTTTCGAAGCGAAGTGAAGAAGAAGGCTTGCCTTACTTTAGAGATAAACTCTTTGGTTCTATACTGCTTTTAACTAATATTTTAGGTCTTGTGTCGTATGTGCCAAGTGCCGTGTTATCTATTTACACAGGAGAATTGTTTGTTTTATATATAGATACTTTTGCGGTTTTAGTATTGTTGTTTCTTGCTTTTTACAAAGGCATGAGTTTGGGATTAAGAAAAAAAATATTTTCAATAAATATTTTTATATTGTCTTTTGTTTTATTTCTATACCTAGGTTTTAGAGGCAATGGAGCTACTTTGTTGTTCATGTTAAATATTATGATAACCTTATATAGTGGTAGAGAAAAAGGTTTAAAAGCGGTTTTAATAAACGCCATATTTTATGCTCTTTTAATTATATGTATTTATTTTGAATTGGCAAATATACCTAGTTTTGGTATGTACCAAGTGGAAGTACTATTTGTTATTTTATTAAATAACATACTATTTAATTTACTAATTGTTTTTGCTGTATCCTTTTTAATAGATCATTTACACCGAGCCCTGTTAAAGGGAAATAAATTACAATTGGAACTTATTGAAAAGCATAAAAATGTACTAAAAGAGAAAGAAAGAGCTGAGTTGTCTGATAAATTGAAGGCAGCTTTTTTAGCTAATATAAGTCACGAAATAAGAACTCCCATGTATGGTATTTTAGGTTGTGCAGAATTTTTAAAATCATATAATACAGGCGAAAAAGATTATTTAGAATATGTTGAAATTATAGAGTCTAACGGTAAACTATTATTACAAGTCGTTTCAGATATTCTTGAAGTTTCAAAAATTGATGCAGGGCTAATAAGTGTTGATACTACGACTTTTAATATAAATGAAATTATAAACGAAATTTACATTTCTTTGCTTCCTTTGGCAAAAGAAAAAGGGCTGTTTTTTTTGAATAACAATAATTTTATGAATGAACATGATACTATAATAAATTCAGATAAAGATAAATTAACTTCAATTTTAAAACATTTATTAAAAAACGCTATTAAGTATACAAATAAGGGAGGTCATGTTGCTCTAAAATGTATAAGCCATAATAATGACTATTTAGAATTTTATATAGTAGATACAGGAATTGGCATACCTGAAGATTATTTCAAACATATTTTTGACCCATTTTATCAAGTTGATATTCAAAATAAAAAAGCGTTGCATGGTTCGGGAATAGGTTTAGCTATTGCCAAAGCATATACTGAATTACTTGGTGGTGAATTAAGTTTAGAAAGTAGAGAGGGTGTTGGTTCAACTTTTTGGTTTGCTATAAAAACAAATCTTAATGAAAATTAA
- the kynU gene encoding kynureninase: protein MLNYQLGLDFALEQDKKDTLALYRNLFHIPKDTFGNDCIYMTGNSLGLQPKQTKSYVNQELEDWATLGVEGHFNAKNPWLNYHESLGEHMAKVVGAKPVEVVVMNTLTANLHFMMVSFYKPTKTRYKILIEADAFPSDKYAVESQLRHHGFNDKEGLVLWKARKGEELANYRDLEAVLETQGNNIALILIGAVNYYTGQYFDLKRITQLGHKHGCIVGFDCAHGAGNVSLNLHDSGADFAAWCTYKYLNSGPGSIAGCFVHERHAYTKNLNRFTGWWSHNKKTRFKMRDEFDQLPGAEGWQLSNPPILAMAAIRASLDIFNEVGMEKLTEKSKKLTGYFEFLLKQLDEDIIRIITPKNPDERGCQLSIAVNNADKSLHNKLTEAGVISDWREPNVIRCAPVPLYNSFQDVYYLVERLKNILSE from the coding sequence TTGTTAAACTATCAATTAGGACTCGATTTTGCTTTAGAACAAGACAAAAAGGATACACTAGCGTTATATAGAAATCTTTTTCACATACCAAAAGACACGTTTGGTAACGACTGTATTTACATGACAGGTAATTCACTCGGGCTTCAACCGAAACAAACAAAATCTTACGTTAACCAAGAACTGGAAGATTGGGCAACCTTAGGTGTAGAAGGTCATTTTAATGCTAAAAACCCATGGTTAAATTACCATGAATCCTTAGGTGAACATATGGCAAAAGTGGTTGGGGCAAAACCTGTGGAAGTAGTTGTAATGAATACCTTAACAGCCAATCTTCATTTTATGATGGTTTCTTTTTACAAACCTACAAAAACACGCTATAAAATTTTAATTGAAGCAGATGCGTTTCCATCAGATAAATATGCCGTAGAATCCCAATTACGCCATCATGGATTTAACGACAAAGAAGGATTGGTTCTTTGGAAAGCCCGCAAAGGTGAAGAATTAGCTAATTACAGAGACTTAGAAGCTGTTTTAGAGACCCAAGGCAATAACATTGCATTAATATTGATTGGAGCTGTTAACTATTACACAGGACAGTATTTCGATTTAAAACGCATCACACAATTAGGACATAAACACGGATGCATAGTTGGTTTTGATTGTGCTCATGGTGCTGGCAATGTTTCACTAAATTTGCATGATTCGGGAGCTGATTTTGCCGCTTGGTGTACTTATAAATATTTAAATTCTGGACCAGGAAGTATTGCTGGCTGTTTTGTACACGAACGTCATGCATATACTAAAAACCTCAACCGCTTTACTGGTTGGTGGAGCCACAACAAAAAAACCCGGTTTAAAATGCGAGATGAATTCGACCAGTTACCAGGCGCCGAAGGTTGGCAACTCAGCAATCCACCTATTTTAGCTATGGCTGCTATTAGAGCATCGTTGGATATTTTTAATGAAGTTGGTATGGAAAAACTGACTGAAAAATCTAAAAAACTTACAGGCTATTTTGAATTTTTGCTAAAGCAATTAGACGAAGATATCATTCGAATTATTACGCCTAAGAACCCTGATGAACGCGGTTGTCAACTATCAATAGCTGTAAATAATGCCGATAAATCTTTGCACAACAAATTAACCGAAGCAGGCGTTATTTCCGATTGGCGAGAACCTAATGTGATTCGTTGTGCACCTGTTCCTTTATATAATTCGTTTCAAGATGTTTATTATTTAGTGGAACGATTGAAAAATATTTTAAGTGAATAA
- a CDS encoding NAD(P)/FAD-dependent oxidoreductase encodes MNNQQNILIIGAGLCGSLLALRLGQRGYNISVYEKRPDLRKVNSDSGRSINLAFSNRGHKAMKLVGIEDKVKILCIPMNGRMLHDTEGNTIFAPYSGREHEYINSISRDQLNALLLNEAEKHKNVNIYFNRKCKSVDFEKTTALFQDYETKHEFVEDADVIIATDGAGSVMRKSYYLGKKFLFSFSQDYLTHGYKELCILPDSNGNYKTYKNALHIWGRDAFMLIALPNLDGSFTVTLFLSFDDGEYNFTNLTTKERILEFFNTYFKDALELMPNLVDDFLKNPASPLGTVKCSPWHYKGNTLLMGDAAHAIVPFYGQGMNASFEDVVEFDKVLEVYNGDWETVFKTYEASRKKDTDAIADLAIDNFHEMKGHVNQVVFREKRSLEMALEKHFPNEYASKYSLVTFNDNIGYREAMIRGRAQDKAILNMLTNNQLDVKDDLKISLDKIKKATETILENDRISGLK; translated from the coding sequence GTGAATAATCAACAAAACATACTCATTATAGGTGCAGGTCTGTGTGGTTCACTCCTAGCCTTACGTTTGGGGCAACGTGGTTATAACATATCAGTTTATGAAAAACGCCCCGATTTACGTAAAGTAAATTCAGATTCTGGGCGTTCTATAAATCTGGCATTTTCAAATAGAGGTCATAAAGCCATGAAACTGGTTGGTATAGAGGATAAAGTAAAAATCTTATGCATTCCGATGAATGGTAGAATGCTTCACGATACAGAAGGGAATACCATTTTTGCCCCTTATAGCGGTCGAGAACACGAATACATCAACTCTATTTCACGCGATCAACTCAACGCTCTATTATTAAATGAGGCCGAAAAGCACAAAAATGTCAACATCTATTTCAATAGAAAATGTAAATCGGTAGATTTCGAAAAAACCACTGCACTGTTTCAAGATTACGAAACTAAACATGAATTCGTAGAAGATGCCGATGTTATCATCGCAACAGATGGTGCAGGTTCTGTAATGCGAAAAAGCTACTATTTAGGCAAAAAGTTCTTGTTTAGTTTTTCGCAAGATTATTTAACCCATGGTTATAAAGAATTATGCATTCTACCAGATAGTAATGGCAATTATAAAACCTATAAAAATGCCTTACACATTTGGGGTCGCGACGCTTTCATGCTTATTGCACTTCCCAATTTAGATGGCAGTTTTACCGTAACTCTTTTTTTAAGTTTTGACGATGGCGAATACAACTTCACGAATCTTACTACCAAAGAACGTATTTTAGAATTCTTCAATACATACTTTAAAGATGCTTTAGAATTGATGCCAAACTTGGTAGATGACTTTCTGAAAAACCCTGCATCGCCTCTTGGCACCGTGAAATGCTCACCATGGCACTATAAAGGGAACACCCTTTTAATGGGAGATGCTGCCCATGCCATTGTTCCATTTTATGGGCAAGGGATGAATGCCTCTTTTGAAGATGTTGTGGAATTCGACAAAGTTTTAGAGGTCTATAACGGCGATTGGGAAACCGTTTTTAAAACCTACGAAGCTTCTCGCAAAAAAGACACCGACGCTATTGCTGATTTAGCTATCGATAATTTTCATGAAATGAAAGGCCATGTAAACCAAGTCGTTTTTAGAGAAAAACGCAGCTTAGAAATGGCTTTAGAAAAACATTTCCCGAATGAATATGCATCCAAATATTCTTTGGTAACTTTCAATGACAACATAGGATATCGAGAAGCCATGATACGTGGTCGTGCGCAAGACAAAGCCATTTTAAATATGCTCACCAACAATCAATTAGACGTAAAAGACGATTTAAAAATCAGTTTAGACAAAATAAAGAAAGCAACCGAAACCATTCTTGAAAACGATAGAATTTCGGGATTGAAATAA
- a CDS encoding SDR family oxidoreductase, translating to MNLNLKNKNALVCGSTQGIGKATAIALANEGVNVTLVARNRDKLKQVLAELPNSENHSFIVADFSNPRELQEQVIKYIDKDHGFHILINNTGGPRSGEILSASLDEFDNAFTMHLKCNHVLAQAVIPFMKEEGFGRIINVISTSVKEPIPGLGVSNTIRGAVGNWSKTLSIELGAFGITVNNVLPGFTDTERLTEIIKIKANAENTTVEEMTEIMKNYCPAKRFAQPEETANVITFLASDCASYVNGINVPVDGGRTKSL from the coding sequence ATGAATTTAAACCTAAAAAACAAAAATGCCTTAGTTTGTGGAAGCACACAAGGTATTGGAAAAGCAACCGCTATTGCCTTAGCAAACGAAGGTGTAAATGTTACACTAGTTGCCCGAAACAGAGATAAACTTAAACAGGTATTAGCAGAATTACCAAACAGCGAAAACCACAGTTTTATAGTGGCCGATTTTTCTAACCCCAGAGAATTGCAGGAACAAGTTATCAAGTACATTGATAAAGATCATGGATTTCATATTTTAATAAACAATACAGGCGGCCCAAGAAGTGGCGAAATTCTATCGGCTAGTTTAGATGAATTCGATAATGCTTTCACCATGCATTTAAAATGCAACCATGTTTTGGCTCAAGCTGTAATACCTTTTATGAAAGAAGAAGGCTTTGGCAGAATTATTAATGTTATTTCTACATCGGTTAAAGAACCTATTCCTGGACTTGGTGTGAGCAACACGATTAGGGGAGCTGTTGGTAATTGGAGTAAAACTTTATCGATAGAATTGGGGGCTTTTGGTATTACAGTAAATAATGTATTACCTGGATTTACAGATACCGAACGTTTAACTGAAATTATTAAAATTAAAGCAAATGCCGAAAATACTACCGTTGAAGAGATGACCGAAATAATGAAAAACTACTGTCCTGCAAAACGTTTTGCGCAACCCGAAGAAACTGCTAATGTGATTACATTTTTAGCAAGTGATTGTGCCAGTTATGTTAACGGAATTAATGTTCCTGTTGATGGTGGGCGCACAAAAAGTTTATAA
- a CDS encoding 3-hydroxyanthranilate 3,4-dioxygenase gives MSNLISPLNFKAWIEENRHLLKPPVGNKVVWEDGEIIVMVVGGPNNRKDYHYNKTPEFFYQIEGDMILKIMDGNTPKDIHINEGDIYLLPAKVPHSPQRVANTVGLVIEYPRSKKMKDALEWYCEKCNNLLYRKKFKLENIETDMPKIFDKFYSDEEKRTCTKCTYVMEPPKKV, from the coding sequence ATGAGTAACCTAATTTCGCCTTTAAATTTTAAAGCTTGGATTGAAGAAAATCGTCATCTTTTAAAACCACCTGTGGGAAACAAAGTGGTATGGGAAGATGGTGAAATTATTGTAATGGTGGTTGGTGGCCCCAACAATAGAAAAGATTATCATTATAATAAAACACCCGAATTTTTTTATCAAATTGAAGGGGATATGATCCTTAAAATTATGGATGGTAACACGCCAAAAGACATTCATATAAACGAGGGAGACATTTACTTGTTACCTGCAAAAGTACCACATTCACCACAACGTGTTGCTAACACGGTCGGGTTAGTCATTGAATATCCGCGTTCTAAAAAAATGAAAGATGCCTTAGAATGGTACTGCGAAAAATGCAATAATTTACTATACAGAAAGAAATTTAAATTAGAAAATATCGAAACCGATATGCCCAAAATTTTTGATAAATTTTATAGCGATGAAGAAAAACGCACCTGTACCAAATGTACTTACGTTATGGAACCACCAAAAAAAGTTTAA
- a CDS encoding amidohydrolase family protein, translating to MTRKLRINGHSHLLPYPEEIPDFMREKGIFWVDKDRKFMLQKDWSRPVTHSSFFLDEKLEWMARFNIDHAVVLNLSQLYGNGLRVEEMKQALRFQNDFNARIQKNNPSKFTCGFVVHPGFVKGACWEITRCVEEHGMQLLCLPTHYMDTIGTWRCIFDEENEPIFELANTYNLAVEIHPYDGEKFIKLENTSWRFHLIWMLAQCADAYHFLTLNGYQEKYPNMRTCFAHGGQLAQINLGRRIQGFDGRPDLFEGKSHPRKAVGHKNIFFDTLVHDTGGLQLLIKNQGSKQVLMGLDDPYPLGEMESTEQSSYPGKILDLAVEQNIVTEIERDAIWQDNVIQWLCGDDQTAKQKLINRILA from the coding sequence ATGACACGCAAACTTCGTATTAATGGTCACTCACATTTACTACCTTATCCAGAAGAAATACCCGATTTTATGCGTGAAAAAGGTATTTTTTGGGTGGATAAAGATCGGAAATTCATGCTTCAGAAAGATTGGAGTCGACCTGTAACCCATTCTAGTTTCTTTCTAGATGAAAAGTTGGAATGGATGGCTCGCTTCAATATAGATCATGCTGTGGTTCTAAACCTCTCACAACTCTATGGTAATGGGCTAAGGGTGGAAGAAATGAAACAGGCTTTACGTTTTCAAAATGATTTTAATGCCCGTATCCAAAAAAATAACCCAAGTAAGTTTACCTGTGGTTTTGTGGTACATCCTGGATTTGTTAAAGGTGCTTGCTGGGAAATTACACGTTGTGTAGAAGAACACGGTATGCAACTACTTTGTTTACCCACACATTACATGGACACTATAGGTACATGGCGCTGCATTTTTGATGAAGAAAATGAACCTATTTTTGAATTGGCGAACACATATAATTTAGCCGTTGAAATTCATCCATACGATGGTGAAAAGTTCATTAAATTAGAAAATACGTCGTGGCGATTTCACCTTATTTGGATGTTGGCACAATGTGCCGATGCTTACCATTTTTTAACTTTGAATGGCTATCAAGAAAAATACCCGAATATGCGCACTTGTTTTGCTCACGGTGGTCAATTAGCTCAAATTAATTTAGGAAGACGTATTCAAGGTTTTGATGGCCGACCCGATTTATTTGAAGGTAAAAGTCACCCAAGAAAAGCTGTTGGACATAAAAATATTTTCTTTGACACCTTGGTACATGATACGGGAGGCTTACAATTACTAATCAAAAACCAAGGATCAAAACAGGTTCTGATGGGGCTAGATGATCCTTATCCTTTAGGGGAAATGGAAAGTACTGAACAATCATCTTATCCTGGAAAAATATTAGATTTGGCCGTCGAACAAAACATAGTAACTGAGATTGAACGCGATGCTATTTGGCAAGACAACGTGATACAATGGCTTTGTGGCGACGACCAAACTGCTAAACAAAAATTAATAAATAGAATTTTAGCCTAG
- a CDS encoding LytTR family DNA-binding domain-containing protein, translating to MDTIYSTIIIDDEPPARMRLKKLLGNFSENIHIIGEAQTGVEARDMINTLKPDLIFLDIEMPGLTGFELLEAIEHMPMIVFCTAYDQYSLKAFETNSIDYLVKPVRLERLEKTIEKLKGFKKHANETSNLLKLVKTLTAEKDNKPMTSITVRKGDKLIFVKLGDITYFEAEEKYVTIYTSKGQFITEHSLTQLQTKLPDYFLRIHRAIVINTNYVEEVQKYFNSRYSIKLNNKGIKTVVSGRSYLKEIKDWLKFC from the coding sequence ATGGATACAATATATTCTACTATAATAATTGACGACGAGCCGCCAGCGAGAATGCGGTTAAAAAAGCTGCTTGGTAATTTTTCTGAAAACATACATATTATTGGTGAAGCCCAAACAGGCGTTGAAGCGAGGGACATGATCAATACCTTAAAGCCAGACCTTATTTTTTTAGATATAGAAATGCCAGGATTAACAGGTTTTGAGTTGTTAGAAGCTATTGAACACATGCCAATGATTGTGTTTTGTACAGCATACGATCAATATTCATTAAAAGCTTTCGAGACTAATAGTATTGATTATTTGGTTAAACCAGTTCGTTTAGAGCGTTTAGAAAAAACCATTGAAAAGTTAAAAGGCTTTAAAAAACATGCAAACGAAACGAGCAATCTTTTAAAATTAGTAAAAACCTTAACGGCAGAAAAGGATAATAAACCTATGACGTCTATCACAGTAAGAAAAGGTGATAAGCTTATTTTTGTAAAACTGGGAGATATCACTTATTTTGAAGCTGAAGAAAAATATGTGACAATTTACACCTCAAAAGGACAATTTATTACAGAACATTCTTTAACCCAATTACAAACTAAGTTGCCCGATTATTTTTTGAGAATCCACAGAGCTATAGTTATTAATACTAATTATGTTGAAGAGGTTCAAAAGTATTTTAATAGCCGTTATTCTATCAAACTAAATAATAAAGGAATAAAAACGGTTGTTTCCGGCAGAAGTTATTTAAAAGAAATAAAAGATTGGTTAAAGTTCTGCTAG